Proteins from one Podospora pseudoanserina strain CBS 124.78 chromosome 1, whole genome shotgun sequence genomic window:
- a CDS encoding hypothetical protein (EggNog:ENOG503NVBQ; COG:E; COG:I): MAEKPSVLIIGGLGYIGRFLAQHIHKSDLASDVRIVDKVLPQLAWLPSEFEEACAGAKFVQADASREQSLPRIFDRADGKQFDYVFNCGGETRYSQEDEVYKLRSFDLSLNVGREAAKRGVKCFVELSTGMVYKPDSSPSKEQDKLKPWSKIAVFKLQAEEELAKIEGLNLVIVRLAHVYGPYASQWVATALCMARVYKALESEMKWLWTKDLRQNTVHIDDVSRALWAITGWYTAGKAKWDDGKMGKVPTFNVVDKGVTTQGTMADIIGEVFGISTGFQGSLISTFAKLNLDSVVDDVNDELLGPWADLLAEAGITRPGPLTPFMEKELLKDTDLSMDGSRLEEVVGFTYEKPKISKELVEEVIESYKKMKWWP; the protein is encoded by the exons ATGGCGGAAAAACCGTCGGTGTTGATCATCGGCGGTCTTGGCTACATTGGCCGGTTCCTCGCCCAGCACATTCACAAAAGTGATCTCGCGTCCGACGTGCGCATCGTCGACAAGGTGCTCCCGCAGCTCGCGTGGTTGCCTTCAGAGTTTGAGGAAGCATGTGCCGGCGCCAAGTTTGTGCAGGCAGATGCGAGCAGAGAGC AATCGCTCCCTAGGATATTCGACCGCGCGGACGGGAAACAATTTGACTATGTGTTCAACTGCGGTGGAGAGACTCGCTATTCacaggaggatgaggtctACAAGCTGCGGTCGTTTGATTTGTCGCTGAATGTAGGAAGGGAAGCGGCGAAGAGAGGTGTCAAGTGCTTTGTCGAGTTGAGCACGGGGATGGTGTACAAGCCTGATTCGTCACCGAGTAAGGAGCAGGACAAGCTGAAGCCCTGGAGCAAGATTGCGGTTTTCAAGCTgcaggctgaggaggagttggccAAGATTGAGGG CTTGAACCTCGTCATTGTGCGACTTGCCCATGTTTACGGCCCATATGCGTCTCAATGGGTCGCTACAGCTCTCTGCATGGCCAGGGTGTACAAGGCCCTCGAGTCAGAAATGAAGTGGCTGTGGACAAAGGACCTTCGCCAAAACACAGTGCACATTGACGATGTCTCGAGGGCTCTGTGGGCCATCACGGGTTGGTACACAGCTGGGAAGGCCAAGTGGGACGACGGCAAGATGGGCAAGGTGCCAACTTTTAACGTGGTCGACAAGGGAGTGACAACTCAGGGAACCATGGCTGATATTATCGGGGAGGTGTTCGGCATCAGCACGGGCTTCCAGGGATCGTTGATCAGCACATTCGCCAAGCTTAACCTCGACAGTGTTGTGGACGATGTCAACGATGAGCTTTTGGGACCGTGGGCTGATCTTCTTGCGGAAGCTGGGATCACCAGGCCGGGACCTCTGACGCCTTtcatggagaaggagctATTGAAAGATACCGACTTGAGCATGGACGGCTCGAGGTTagaagaggtggttgggttcACGTATGAGAAGCCCAAGATTTCgaaggagctggtggaggaggtgattgagAGTTATAAGAAGATGAAATGGTGGCCTTGA
- the CAP2 gene encoding F-actin-capping protein subunit beta (COG:Z; EggNog:ENOG503NUTC), with protein MASQDPFDCALDLLRRLNPKHTGDHLSNIISLHPDLAEELLSSVDQPLTVQRCKQTGRDYLLCDYNRDGDSYRSPWSNQFDPPLDEAGAGGVGAGGSNEGAGEGAVPGERVRKMEIKANEAFDVYRELYYEGGVSSVYFWNLDDGFAGVVLLKKASPQGDATTSGVWDSIHVFEASERGRTSNYRLTSTVILTLATKGASLGEVDLSGNMTRQVEQDLPVDSDESHIANIGRLVEDMELKMRNLLQEVYFGKAKDVVGDLRSIGSLSQGQKDRETQRELIGSMRR; from the exons ATGGCTTCCCAAGACCCCTTCGACTGTGCACT ggacctcctccgccgcctcaaCCCAAAACACACCGGTGaccacctctccaacatTATCTCCCTCCACCCTGACCTCGCCGAGGAGCTCCTCTCCTCTGTCGACCAGCCGCTCACCGTCCAGCGCTGCAAGCAAACCGGCCGTGACTACCTCCTCTGCGATTACAACCGTGACGGTGACTCTTACCGCTCCCCCTGGTCCAACCAGTTCGACCCCCCCCTCGATGAAGCCGGCGCTGGCGGTGTTGGCGCAGGAGGCAGCAATGAAGGCGCCGGCGAGGGTGCCGTTCCAGGCGAGCGTGTAAGAAAAATGGAAATCAAGGCCAACGAGGCGTTTGATGTCTACAGAGAACTGTATTacgaggggggggtgagCTCGGTTTATTTCTGGAActtggatgatgggtttgctggtgtggtgttgttgaagaagg CCTCCCCACAAGGCGACGCTACCACCTCGGGTGTCTGGGACTCGATCCACGTCTTTGAAGCCTCTGAGCGCGGTCGCACCTCCAACTACCgcctcacctccaccgtcaTCCTTACCCTTGCTACCAAGGGCGCCTCCCTCGGCGAAGTTGACTTGTCCGGCAACATGACGCGCCAGGTGGAGCAGGACCTCCCAGTTGACAGCGACGAGAGCCATATTGCCAACATTGGCCGCCTTGTCGAGGACATGGAGCTCAAGATGAGGAACCTGCTGCAGGAGGTCTACTTTGGCAAGGCGAAGGATGTGGTGGGTGATCTGAGAAGCATTGGCAGCTTGAGCCAAGGGCAGAAGGACAGGGAGACACAGAGGGAGTTGATTGGGAGTATGCGAAGATAG
- the ECM39 gene encoding Dol-P-Man:Man(7)GlcNAc(2)-PP-Dol alpha-1,6-mannosyltransferase (EggNog:ENOG503NYGI; CAZy:GT22; COG:G), whose product MASQNLPSEGAVVRKNEKASGPGLDSNGPDTILSASIPALILVHLIMAPYTKVEESFNIQATHDVLVYGTPSSNIHSRLSHTYDHFTFPGAVPRTFVGSVLLAGISQPIILILGFQHAQLIIRALLGLFNAFSLHIFTRNLRQAYGPAAARWYLLLQASQFHVLFYASRTLPNMFAFGLTTLASSYLLPNPKNIKSTPRRQRLAITMFVFAAVIFRSEVALLLATNLLYLVLLPAISIEQIIFPFAASFAIALASSVPIDSYFWQKPVWPELWGFYYNVVGGNSSNWGTSPWYYYFVSALPRLLVNPLSCTVLIPYSLYHPALAPAAKKLVIPSLLFVAIYSLQPHKEARFIFYVVPSLTAAAALAAATLSRKSQVLTLILFASVLASFAISTGMLLISSLNYPGGEALSYLATSLAESPSTSSGEVVPIHADVLSCMTGVTLFGSSSAAGSAFPKLEPDGGLIFHEKGSRGKGVVIKVDKTEDEGDLVHEEFWRGFRYVLTEDPDKVKERSKGVEWETVGVVRGFGGVEVLRPGQEGQRGNVREVVGKGRVVEAVRDKVRGLTGGWWVGPGMVDRIWILRRGGVGRRGGRYGRRVHRLGVYVV is encoded by the exons ATGGCTTCTCAAAATCTGCCCTCAGAAGGTGCAGTAGTGAGGAAAAATGAGAAGGCATCAGGTCCCGGCCTTGATTCTAACGGTCCAG ACACCATCCTCTCAGCTTCCATACCAGCCCTCATTCTCGTCCATCTCATAATGGCTCCTTACACCAAAGTTGAGGAATCATTCAACATTCAAGCCACACACGATGTGCTTGTCTACGGAACCCCCAGTTCAAACATCCACAGCAGGCTGTCCCACACCTACGACCACTTCACATTCCCCGGTGCTGTTCCACGAACCTTTGTCGGCtcggtgttgttggccgGTATATCACAACCCATCATTCTCATTCTAGGCTTCCAGCATGCACAGCTCATCATTCGTGCCTTGCTTGGTCTATTCAATGCCTTCAGCTTACATATCTTCACCCGCAACCTTCGCCAAGCCTACGGCCCTGCTGCAGCAAGATGgtatctcctcctccaagccagcCAGTTCCACGTCTTATTCTATGCCTCACGCACTCTCCCCAATATGTTCGCCTTTGGCCTCACCACCCTGGCCAGTTCTTACCTGTTACCAAACCCCAAGAACATCAAATCGACACCCCGTCGCCAACGTCTAGCGATAACAATGTTCGTCTTCGCGGCAGTCATCTTCCGCTCTGAAGTTGCCCTGCTCCTTGCTACCAACCTCCTTTACCTCGTCTTGCTGCCTGCCATCTCCATCGAACAAATCATCTTCCCCTTTGCGGCCTCGTTCGCCATTGCTTTGGCAAGCTCAGTCCCAATCGACAGCTATTTTTGGCAAAAGCCCGTATGGCCGGAACTATGGGGCTTTTACTACAACGTCGTCGGGGGCAACTCCTCAAACTGGGGGACGTCACCATGGTATTACTACTTTGTCTCGGCTCTACCAAGACTACTCGTCAACCCACTTTCTTGCACAGTTCTCATCCCTTATTCGCTATACCACCCTGCCTTGGCGCCCGCAGCGAAGAAACTTGTCATTCCGTCATTACTCTTCGTCGCCATCTACTCGCTCCAGCCCCACAAAGAAGCGAGGTTCATCTTCTACgtcgtcccctccctcacagCAGCCGCTGCCCTCGCCGCTGCTACTCTCTCCCGGAAATCGCAAGTCCTCACTCTTATTCTCTTCGCCTCAGTGCTCGCATCATTCGCCATCTCAACTGGGATGTTGCTCATCTCATCACTCAACTACCCCGGCGGCGAAGCCCTTTCGTACCTCGCCACCTCCCTGGCTGAATCACCATCCACCAGCTCAGGGGAGGTAGTCCCCATTCACGCAGATGTCCTCTCCTGCATGACGGGTGTCACCCTCTTCGGGTCTTCCTCCGCGGCGGGATCGGCGTTTCCAAAGCTGGAGCcggatggggggttgatctTTCATGAGAAGGGCAGCCGGGGTAAGGGGGTTGTTATCAAGGTTGATAAGACGGAGGATGAAGGCGATCTAGTGCATGAggagttttggagggggtttaGGTATGTTTTAACGGAGGATCCTGacaaggtgaaggagaggagtAAGGGGGTTGAGTGGGAGactgttggggttgtgagggggttcgggggggtggaggtgttgaggccGGGTCAGGAGGGGCAAAGGGGGAATGTACGGGAGGTAGtagggaaggggagggtggtggaggcggtgagggATAAGGTGAGAGGGTTGACGGGcggttggtgggttgggccGGGGATGGTAGATAGGATTTGGATTTTGAGacggggaggggtgggaaggcGGGGTGGAAGGTACGGGAGGAGAGTTCATAGGTTAGGGGTGTATGTTGTCTGA
- a CDS encoding hypothetical protein (COG:S; EggNog:ENOG503P34X), translating into MADVMSKPSQPFVSKWASRYRGATVEDLDPPPALSLTPSDPISLALLSAFERDYTHLTIVSSSNRALLGYISIPHLQSLLESGKCKPEDEIRSAMIRFQRKGARYTVITMNTPLEELEGFFEGKDNGGQKQDFAVITDSGRRFVLGVATREDLEEFVKRRPA; encoded by the exons ATGGCCGACGTAATGTCTAAACCATCACAGCCATTCGTCTCCAAGTGGGCGTCCCGGTATCGCGGG GCAACAGTAGAAGACCTCGACCCAccccccgccctctccctcaccccctccgaccccatctccctcgccctcctctccgcctttGAGCGCGACTACACCCACCTTAccatcgtctcctcctccaaccggGCCCTTTTGGGGTACATCTCCATCCCTCACCTGCAATCCCTCCTCGAGTCAGGGAAATGCAAACCCGAAGATGAGATCAGATCGGCAATGATCAGGTTCCAGCGCAAGGGGGCACGGTACACAGTCATCACCATGAACACTCCTCtcgaggagttggaaggGTTCTTTGAGGGCAAGGACAATGGCGGGCAGAAGCAGGATTTTGCCGTGATTACGGATagcgggaggaggtttgttttgggggtggcgacgagggaggatttggaggagtttgtcAAGAGAAGGCCTGCGTAG
- a CDS encoding hypothetical protein (EggNog:ENOG503NU1I; COG:C; COG:G), which yields MTVEATGRVSIHLLEKNRRLSTLLAPAIAKRSKPPPLPPLPSGPLPPPYIPPNLGGLPGQTPPPKLNVVIQIVGSRGDVQPFIALGLVLRDTYGHRVRIATHGTFKKFVEENGLEFFDIGGDPAELMAFMVKHPGLMPGFEALRQGEIRRRRKGVEEMLEGCWRSCITQGGEGDRPFVADAIIANPPSFAHVHIAEKLGVPVHVMFTMPWTPTRAFPHPLADIIATNADDVLTNYVSYTLVEMMTWQGLGDVINRFRTNVLDLESLSLLWAPGLISRMRIPTTYCWSPALIPKPADWGEEVSVSGFFFLNLESGYEPDPTLKAFLDAGPPPVYIGFGSIVVDDPDALTKTIFDAVKRTGVRALVSKGWGGIGGDALSLPENVFMLGNCPHDWLFKKVAAVVHHGGAGTTAAGINAGKPTVVVPFFGDQIFWGNMIARSGAGPAPIPFKTLTAENLAAAIEKCLEPGTQTKAKELGQKIRAEKGADVGGKTFHQFLNTDNMRCSLAPSRVAVWRVRRTHVRLSALAAAVLVREGWLKYTDLKLHRSVEHDTDEQPWDPVSAATAALVGDFSALTLAVADFPREVFKGAKENKKAKEKSSNSEASSSRSTIVGDRNSVLVDDAASISATTISPSSSHQRTTSHAADAASISSNSTTPTAFTRIDTGTGTDTSSKLSPPPTRASGSSSPTREPFNLDLAVGAGKGAMRILGVGAKVHTNFCLGVARGFRNAPKLYHDETVRPVEKVTGFSSGVRVAGKEFSLGVYDGVSGLFTQPWKGAQKEGPVGLVKGFGKGVGGFFLKNSAALWSIPAYFSQGVQVQMRKSYFSKTEVMGYIIASRAKQGEEDLEFSTEEERRDILARWREMRQDGHDLKGLYSRYKDIKNEDRELSGEGSSNNKEEEPKTGWLRTRGLSFDKRKELHRQKEEWRRTHQGGAASPMSPGDVTPPERGMSRGSASSSTNNMLMALDDHEAIEAAIRESVQRTSNGNPEEDAAIEQLVRASVMGMRRQAAERALAAAENQAVDNRGASGQNTPPERPPQFDAGWPVDFKGNYISDEEFTNITDEEYQALIEEAVRQSLMEEQADQRGQSYQPYYADEKAALRNLQRKPVPSPRDEAFELPGNSGGTPPQRNSNDRDDEEEQLRRALEESEKEFRKDKEKLQRQMTEEEIVLEYVKKQSLQEEEFKRATRQSGSREGKGKDVSESWEVLNEYSDEDDEDLKRALEESLRMANKGRDGGPSA from the exons ATGACCGTTGAAGCCACTGGCCGCGTCTCAATCCatttgctggagaagaaccGGCGCTTGTCTACGCTTCTTGCGCCTGCGATAGCCAAGAGGTcaaaaccccctcctttGCCCCCCTTGCCTTCTGGTCCCCTTCCTCCGCCGTATATCCCCCCTAACCTTGGTGGTCTGCCGGGACAGACGCCGCCCCCAAAGCTTAACGTTGTTATTCAGATTGTCGGGTCAAGAGGTGATGTCCAGCCTTTTATTGCGCTGGGCTTGGTCCTGAGGGATACATATGGCCACAGGGTCCGGATCGCCACGCATGGGACGTTTAAGAAGTTCGTCGAGGAGAATGGCCTCGAGTTTTTTGACATTGGGGGGGACCCGGCGGAGCTGATGGCGTTTATGGTGAAGCATCCGGGGTTGATGCCTGGCTTCGAGGCCTTGAGGCAGGGGGAgatcaggaggaggaggaagggggtggaggagatgctggaggggtgctggaggagctgtaTCACgcagggcggggagggggataggCCGTTCGTGGCGGACGCGATCATTGCAAACCCGCCGAGCTTTGCGCATGTGCATATTGCGGAGAAGTTGGGGGTGCCGGTGCATGTCATGTTTAC GATGCCGTGGACACCGACAAGGGCGTTTCCTCATCCGCTGGCGGATATCATTGCTACCAACGCGGATGATGTCCTAACCAATTATGTTTCCTATACCCTGGTTGAGATGATGACTTGGCAGGGGCTGGGAGATGTGATCAACCGGTTTAGGACAAACGTCCTGGACTTGGagagcttgagcttgcttTGGGCTCCGGGGTTGATTTCGCGGATGAGGATACCGACTACGTACTGCTGGTCACCAGCTCTCATTCCCAAGCCAGCGGAttggggtgaggaggtgtCAGTGTCGGGGTTCTTCTTTCTGAACCTTGAGTCTGGGTACGAGCCTGACCCGACGTTAAAGGCATTCCTGGATGCTGGACCGCCGCCGGTATACATCGGTTTTGGGTCGATTGTCGTCGATGACCCTGATGCGCTGACCAAGACGATCTTTGATGCCGTCAAGCGCACTGGGGTGAGGGCTTTGGTATCAAAGGGATGGGGTGGCATCGGAGGAGATGCACTGAGCCTTCCGGAGAATGTCTTCATGCTCGGGAACTGTCCTCACGACTGGCTGTTCAAGAAGGTGGCGGCCGTGGTACATCACGGAGGTGCGGGGACCACAGCAGCGGGCATCAACGCTGGCAAGCCGACCGTCGTTGTGCCTTTCTTTGGAGACCAGATCTTCTGGGGCAACATGATTGCTAGGTCTGGTGCTGGGCCAGCACCAATTCCGTTCAAGACTTTGACAGCCGAGAACCTCGCGGCTGCTATTGAGAAGTGCTTGGAGCCGGGTACACAGACCAAGGCGAAGGAGCTCGGACAGAAGATCAgggcggagaagggggcTGATGTGGGTGGCAAGACGTTCCATCAGTTCTTGAATACTGACAACATGAGATGCTCGCTTGCGCCGAGTCGGGTTGCTgtttggagggtgaggaggacgcATGTCAGGTTGAGTgcgctggcggcggcggtgttggttAGGGAGGGATGGCTGAAGTATACGGATCTCAAGCT ACATCGCTCGGTAGAACATGACACAGACGAGCAGCCCTGGGACCCTGTCTCAGCAGCCACCGCGGCACTCGTTGGAGACTTCAGtgccttgaccttggccgTGGCCGATTTCCCCAGAGAAGTCTTCAAAGGtgccaaagaaaacaaaaaggccaaggaaAAGAGCAGCAACAGTGAAGCCTCGAGCTCCAGGTCAACAATCGTCGGCGACAGAAACAGCgtccttgttgatgatgcagcCTCCAtctcagccaccaccatctcacccAGCTCCTCTCATCAACGaaccacctcccacgccgCCGACGCAGCCAGCATCAGCTCCAACTCTACCACTCCCACCGCCTTCACCAGAATCGACACCGGCACCGGGACCgacacctcctccaagctctcccctcccccaacccgaGCATCGGGCTCAAGCTCCCCCACCCGCGAacccttcaacctcgaccttgcGGTAGGAGCAGGCAAAGGCGCCATGCGCATCCTAGGCGTGGGCGCAAAGGTCCACACCAACTTCTGCCTGGGCGTCGCCCGCGGCTTTCGCAACGCACCAAAGCTCTATCACGATGAGACAGTCCGTCCAGTGGAGAAGGTCACCGGTTTCAGCTCCGGCGTCCGCGTAGCTGGCAAGGAGTTCAGCCTGGGTGTCTATGATGGCGTCTCTGGCCTCTTTACCCAGCCCTGGAAAGGCGCACAGAAGGAAGGCCCCGTTGGCCTGGTCAAGGGTTTTGGCAAGGGAGTAGGCGGGTTCTTCCTCAAGAACTCGGCTGCCTTGTGGTCGATCCCGGCGTATTTCTCCCAGGGAGTGCAAGTTCAGATGAGGAAGAGTTACTTCTCCAAGAcggaggtgatggggtaCATCATTGCCAGTCGGGCCaagcaaggggaggaggacctCGAGTTCtcgaccgaggaggagaggagggatatCTTGGCGAgatggagggagatgaggcaGGATGGGCATGATTTGAAGGGGTTGTACTCCCGGTATAAAGATATCAAGAATGAGGATAGGGAGTTGAGCGGCGAGGGCAGTAGCAATAacaaggaggaagagccaAAGACGGGATGGCTCAGGAcgagggggttgagttttGATAAGAGAAAGGAGTTGCATAGACAAAAGgaggagtggaggaggacgcaTCAGGGAGGAGCGGCGTCGCCGATGTCACCTGGGGATGTGACGCCTCcggagagggggatgagCAGAGGGAGTGCGAGCTCTAGCACGAACAATATGCTGATGGCGCTGGATGATCATGAGGCTATTGAGGCTGCGATTCGGGAGTCGGTGCAGAGGACTTCGAATGGAAAtccggaggaggatgcggcGATTGAGCAACTGGTTAGGGCGAGTGTtatggggatgaggaggcaggcggcggagagggcgtTGGCGGCTGCGGAGAACCAGGCTGTGGACAATCGGGGAGCCTCTGGGCAGAATACACCCCCCGAGAGGCCGCCGCAGTTCGACGCTGGGTGGCCGGTGGATTTTAAGGGGAATTATATCTCTGATGAGGAGTTCACCAACATCACGGATGAGGAATACCAAGCTTTGATCGAAGAGGCGGTGAGGCAGAGCTTgatggaggagcaggctgaTCAGCGGGGGCAGTCGTATCAGCCCTATTATGCTGATGAGAAGGCGGCCTTGAGGAATCTGCAGAGGAAGCCTGTGCCGAGTCCCCGAGATGAAGCGTTTGAGCTGCCGGGGAACAGTGGCGGCACGCCTCCTCAGCGAAACAGCAATGACCgtgacgacgaagaggagcaaCTTCGCCGAGCTCTGGAGGAGTCAGAGAAGGAGTTTAGAAaagacaaggagaagctccAGCGGCAGATGACGGAAGAGGAGATTGTGCTCGAGTATGTCAAGAAACAGAGcttgcaggaggaggagtttaaGCGGGCGACGCGGCAGAGCGGATCgcgggaggggaaggggaaggatgTTTCCGAGTCGTGGGAGGTGTTGAATGAGTATTcggatgaggacgatgaagatTTGAagagggcgttggaggagagcttgaggatggcgaaTAAGGGGAGAGACGGAGGGCCGTCTGCTtga
- the PIC2 gene encoding Cu/Pi carrier (COG:C; EggNog:ENOG503NWEF) has product MAPLFPAFDTLQKTFGSGPTPSPTNSRTPLEARLDLYPAYSIADDAKSKAKKLSEEASREFNAASKKAQSKTGSIELYSGKYYAACTFGGLLACGLTHTAVTPLDLVKTRRQIDSKLYSGNFQAWRHILRTDGFRGIFVGWSPTLVGYSAQGAFKYGWYEYFKKTYADIAGPEAAHKYKTALYLSASASAEFLADIALCPFEAIKVRMQGTIPSQYSGTLNGLSTITAAEGVGGLYKGLYPLWGRQIPYTMMKFASFETIVEMIYARLPGQKSDYSKGAQTGVAFAGGYLAGILCAIVSHPADVMVSKLNAYRKAGEGFGAVTSRIYKDIGFKGLWNGLPVRIVMIGTLTGLQWMIYDSFKIFMGLPTTGGAAPPEDDQHS; this is encoded by the exons ATGGCGCCCCTATTCCCTGCGTTCGATACGCTCCAAAAGACCTTTGGTAGCGGTCCGACACCAAGCCCAACCAACTCACGAACTCCCCTCGAAGCTCGCCTCGATTTGTATCCTGCCTACTCCATTGCCGATGATGCGAAGAGCAAGGCGAAAAAGCTCAGCGAGGAAGCCAGCCGAGAATTCAATGCCGCCAGCAAGAAGGCTCAGTCTAAAACCGGCAGTATCGAGCTCTACTCTGGGAAATACTACGCTGCCTGCACATTCGGCGGCTTGCTGGCTTGT GGTCTCACCCATACTGCAGTCACTCCCTTGGATCTTGTCAAGACTCGGCGCCAGATTGACTCCAAGCTCTATTCAGGAAATTTCCAGGCCTGGAGACATATCCTCCGAACCGACGGCTTCCGGGGCATCTTTGTCGGTTGGAGTCCAACCCTCGTCGGTTATTCGGCTCAGGGTGCGTTCAAGTACGGCTGGTATGAATACTTCAAGAAGACCTATGCCGACATTGCTGGCCCCGAGGCGGCTCACAAGTACAAGACTGCGTTGTACCTGTCTGCCTCGGCTTCGGCCGAGTTTCTGGCCGATATCGCGCTCTGCCCCTTtgaggccatcaaggttcGGATGCAGGGTACTATCCCGTCCCAGTATTCGGGTACACTCAACGGCCTGAGCACCATCACGGCTGCTGAAGGCGTCGGTGGCCTGTACAAGGGTCTCTACCCGTTGTGGGGAAGACAAATCCCCTATACTATGATGAAGTTCGCTTCCTTTGAGACCATTGTCGAAATGATCTACGCTCGCCTCCCTGGCCAGAAGAGTGATTACAGCAAGGGCGCGCAGACGGGAGTGGCCTTTGCTGGTGGTTACCTGGCAGGTATTCTTTGCGCCATCGTGTCTCATCCTGCCGACGTCATGGTCAGCAAGCTGAATGCCTACCGCAAGGCCGGTGAGGGATTCGGTGCTGTGACATCAAGAATTTACAAGGACATCGGCTTCAAGGGGCTTTGGAACGGCCTGCCAGTCAGAATCGTCATGATTGGTACCCTCACTGGTTTGCAGTGGATGATTTAT GACTCTTTCAAAATCTTCATGGGCTTGCCGACGACGGGTGGTGCTGCGCCCCCCGAGGACGACCAGCACTCTTGA
- a CDS encoding hypothetical protein (EggNog:ENOG503P415), whose amino-acid sequence MAAPASKTIGDLNGKWVMNKTLSTPIEPGLALQGVGWMTRKMVGLATVTLEIKQFSAPASPPAEPSATQFTHVEIEQTGTGGMKGSTEKRCLDYTFRDHSDWLFGHVKGQSKWISTAEITDDFLKSGWIETDAEKGGPNGETHLLSYVESYDAGWTATQIWGFKECSDGKRRYARNVVIAKGSERVELQLYYDYLE is encoded by the exons ATGGCCGCTCCCGCCTCCAAGACCATTGGTGACCTCAATGGAAAGTGGGTTATG AACAAAACCCTTTCCACCCCCATCGAGCCcggcctcgccctccaaGGCGTCGGCTGGATGACCCGCAAGATGGTCGGCCTCGCAACCGTGACCCTCGAAATCAAGCAGTTCTCcgcccccgcctcccccccggcCGAGCCCTCGGCCACCCAGTTCACCCACGTCGAGATCGAGCAGACCGGCACCGGCGGCATGAAGGGCTCGACCGAGAAGCGCTGCCTCGACTACACCTTCCGCGACCACTCCGACTGGCTCTTCGGCCACGTCAAGGGCCAGTCCAAGTGGATCTCCACCGCCGAGATCACCGACGACTTCCTCAAGTCTGGCTGGATCGAAACCGACGCCGAAAAGGGCGGTCCCAACGGCGAGACTCACCTCCTCAGCTATGTCGAGAGCTACGATGCCGGGTGGACCGCCACTCAGATCTGGGGTTTCAAGGAGTGCAGCGATGGCAAGAGGAGGTATGCGAGAAATGTGGTGATTGCCAAGGGGAGTGAGAGGGTTGAGTTGCAGCTTTACTATGACTACCTTGAGTAA